A region from the Nocardioides exalbidus genome encodes:
- the uvrB gene encoding excinuclease ABC subunit UvrB: MRPITDLQRRVAPFEVVSDYEPSGDQPAAIKEIVERVNGGVQDVVLLGATGTGKTATVAWVAEQLQRPVLVLQPNKTLAAQFANELRQLFPGNAVEYFVSYYDYYQPEAYVPQTDTYIEKDSSINEEVERLRHSATNSLLTRRDTIVVSTVSCIYGLGTPQEYVDRMLRLKVGEEHDRDSVLRRLVEIQYTRNDMSFTRGTFRVRGDTLEIFPVYEELAIRVEFFGDEIERLMTLHPISGEVISDDTELHVFPATHYVAGPERMERAIKGIELELDDQLAAFEKQGKLLEAQRLRMRTTYDLEMMRQVGSCSGIENYSMHMDGRTRGSAPNTLLDYFPEDFVLVVDESHVAVPQIGGMYEGDMSRKRNLVDHGFRLPSAMDNRPLRWEEFLDRIGQTIYLSATPGNYELDKVGGADNAVQQIIRPTGLVDPEVVVKPTKGQIDDLIYEIRTRAEKNERVLVTTLTKKMSEDLTDYLLDANIRTRYLHSEVDTLRRIELLRELRMGEYDVLVGINLLREGLDLPEVSLVSILDADKEGFLRSDKSLIQTIGRAARNVSGQVHMYADKITPSMEAAIDETNRRRAIQVAYNTERGIDPQPLRKKIADITEMLAREDENTEELLRTWADVGQKGRAGGVKAGKSPTPALSRIHSEAPDTAGIPSADLAELIQGLTDQMKTAAAELQFEVAARLRDEISDLKKELRQMMEATK, from the coding sequence ATGCGTCCGATCACCGATCTTCAGCGCCGTGTCGCGCCCTTCGAGGTCGTCTCCGACTACGAGCCGTCGGGTGACCAGCCGGCTGCGATCAAGGAGATCGTCGAGCGGGTCAACGGGGGCGTCCAGGACGTCGTCCTGCTCGGCGCGACCGGCACCGGCAAGACCGCCACGGTCGCCTGGGTCGCCGAGCAGCTCCAGCGCCCGGTCCTCGTGCTGCAGCCCAACAAGACGCTGGCCGCGCAGTTCGCCAACGAGCTTCGGCAGCTGTTCCCCGGCAACGCGGTGGAGTACTTCGTCTCCTACTACGACTACTACCAGCCCGAGGCCTACGTCCCCCAGACCGACACCTACATCGAGAAGGACTCCTCGATCAACGAGGAGGTCGAGCGGCTCCGGCACAGCGCGACCAACAGCCTGCTCACCCGCCGCGACACGATCGTGGTCTCGACGGTGTCCTGCATCTACGGCCTCGGCACCCCGCAGGAGTACGTCGACCGCATGCTGAGGCTCAAGGTCGGCGAGGAGCACGATCGCGACTCGGTGCTCCGCCGGCTCGTGGAGATCCAGTACACCCGCAACGACATGTCCTTCACCCGCGGCACCTTCCGGGTCCGTGGCGACACGCTCGAGATCTTCCCCGTCTACGAGGAGCTCGCGATCCGCGTCGAGTTCTTCGGCGACGAGATCGAGCGGCTGATGACGCTGCACCCGATCTCCGGCGAGGTGATCTCGGACGACACCGAGCTCCACGTCTTCCCGGCGACCCACTACGTCGCAGGTCCCGAGCGGATGGAGCGGGCGATCAAGGGCATCGAGCTCGAGCTCGACGACCAGCTCGCCGCGTTCGAGAAGCAGGGCAAGCTCCTCGAGGCCCAGCGGCTGCGGATGCGCACGACCTACGACCTCGAGATGATGCGGCAGGTCGGGTCGTGCTCGGGCATCGAGAACTACTCGATGCACATGGACGGCCGCACCCGCGGCAGCGCTCCCAACACGCTCCTCGACTACTTCCCCGAGGACTTCGTGCTCGTCGTCGACGAGTCCCACGTCGCGGTGCCGCAGATCGGCGGGATGTACGAGGGCGACATGTCGCGCAAGCGCAACCTCGTCGACCACGGCTTCCGGCTGCCGAGCGCGATGGACAACCGGCCCCTGCGCTGGGAGGAGTTCCTCGACCGGATCGGCCAGACGATCTACCTCTCCGCGACCCCCGGCAACTACGAGCTCGACAAGGTCGGCGGCGCCGACAACGCGGTCCAGCAGATCATCCGCCCGACCGGCCTGGTCGACCCCGAGGTCGTGGTCAAGCCGACCAAGGGCCAGATCGACGACCTGATCTACGAGATCCGCACCCGCGCCGAGAAGAACGAGCGCGTCCTGGTCACCACGCTCACCAAGAAGATGTCCGAGGACCTCACGGACTACCTCCTCGACGCCAACATCCGCACCCGCTACCTCCACTCCGAGGTCGACACGCTCCGCCGCATCGAGCTGCTGCGCGAGCTGCGGATGGGGGAGTACGACGTCCTCGTCGGCATCAACCTCCTCCGCGAGGGCCTCGACCTGCCCGAGGTGTCGCTGGTGTCGATCCTCGACGCCGACAAGGAGGGCTTCCTGCGCTCCGACAAGTCGCTCATCCAGACCATCGGCCGCGCGGCGCGCAACGTGTCGGGCCAGGTCCACATGTATGCCGACAAGATCACGCCGTCGATGGAGGCCGCGATCGACGAGACCAACCGTCGTCGTGCGATCCAGGTCGCCTACAACACCGAGCGCGGGATCGACCCCCAGCCGCTGCGCAAGAAGATCGCCGACATCACCGAGATGCTCGCGCGCGAGGACGAGAACACCGAGGAGCTGCTGCGCACCTGGGCCGACGTGGGCCAGAAGGGTCGCGCCGGAGGGGTGAAGGCCGGCAAGTCGCCGACTCCGGCCCTGTCGCGGATCCACTCCGAGGCGCCCGACACCGCCGGCATCCCGAGCGCCGACCTCGCCGAGCTGATCCAGGGCCTCACCGACCAGATGAAGACCGCGGCCGCCGAGCTCCAGTTCGAGGTCGCCGCCCGCCTCCGCGACGAGATCTCCGACCTCAAGAAGGAGCTCCGCCAGATGATGGAAGCGACGAAGTGA
- a CDS encoding dihydrofolate reductase family protein produces the protein MRRLVYFVAVTLDGFIAGPEGGDPSGSDFLPVTPDLVEHLVTEWPETLPAPAREALGVEGPGQAFDTVIEGRASYDIGLAAGLTDAYPHLRHLVVSRTLADRTDLPVEVVAGDPVARVRELKAEDGLDIWLVGGGTLAHSLLPEIDRLVLKVNPSVIGEGRRLLEGPFAHARFEPVGQVDLAGGVRVVTLDRVR, from the coding sequence ATGCGCCGCCTCGTCTACTTCGTCGCCGTCACGCTCGACGGGTTCATCGCCGGCCCGGAAGGGGGCGACCCGAGCGGATCGGACTTCCTGCCCGTCACGCCCGACCTCGTCGAGCACCTCGTCACCGAGTGGCCGGAGACGCTGCCGGCCCCCGCCCGCGAGGCGCTGGGCGTCGAGGGCCCGGGGCAGGCCTTCGACACCGTCATCGAGGGGAGGGCGTCGTACGACATCGGGCTGGCCGCCGGTCTCACGGATGCCTACCCGCACCTGCGCCACCTCGTCGTCTCGCGCACGCTCGCCGACCGCACCGACCTGCCGGTCGAGGTCGTCGCGGGCGACCCGGTCGCACGGGTGCGCGAGCTCAAGGCGGAGGACGGCCTCGACATCTGGCTCGTCGGCGGCGGCACGCTCGCGCACTCCCTGCTGCCCGAGATCGACCGGCTGGTGCTCAAGGTCAACCCGTCGGTGATCGGCGAGGGCAGGCGGCTCCTCGAGGGCCCGTTCGCCCACGCACGCTTCGAGCCGGTCGGTCAGGTCGACCTCGCCGGCGGGGTCCGGGTCGTCACCCTCGACCGGGTCCGCTGA
- a CDS encoding phospholipase D-like domain-containing protein, translating to MTAGRLLTSLRRTLLTLLGLQVGLAVALSLVDSYRRRGKKPKPFPVSAPETVPVGGGEITTYTFGRDLYDDMLAAIDGAKKQILFETYIWKGDEIGWKFKTALTAAADRGVDVHCIYDGFANVVVSPAFKRFSPSLKVLRYPVWTAGLKFWNLRLYGRNHRKMLIVDEEVAFLGGYNIGSAYATEWRDTHVRITGPGVWDMKRAFADFWNLNRRHRIKRNERPLLLETASDWDPQIRIHKNIPRQWSFPIRSMYLEAIQRASKNVWLTTAYFLPDQDFVDAVADAARRGVDVRILLPLKSNHIVADWISRGYYGQLLRAGVRIVRFKDAMVHAKTATIDGSWSTVGTANIDRLSLQGNYEINLEVIDPAFAAVMEKVFRTDESNCLELTLDEWEARDLNRKFTESFLAPLRPLL from the coding sequence GTGACCGCCGGACGCCTGCTGACCTCGCTGCGCCGGACGCTGCTCACGCTGCTCGGCCTCCAGGTCGGGCTCGCCGTCGCACTGTCGCTCGTCGACTCCTACCGCCGCCGCGGCAAGAAGCCCAAGCCGTTTCCCGTCTCCGCGCCCGAGACCGTGCCGGTCGGCGGTGGGGAGATCACGACCTACACCTTCGGGCGCGACCTCTACGACGACATGCTGGCCGCCATCGACGGCGCCAAGAAGCAGATCCTCTTCGAGACCTACATCTGGAAGGGCGACGAGATCGGGTGGAAGTTCAAGACCGCCCTGACCGCCGCCGCCGATCGCGGGGTCGACGTGCACTGCATCTACGACGGCTTCGCCAACGTCGTGGTCTCGCCGGCCTTCAAGCGGTTCTCGCCGTCGCTGAAGGTGCTGCGCTACCCGGTGTGGACGGCCGGGCTCAAGTTCTGGAACCTGCGCCTCTACGGCCGCAACCACCGCAAGATGCTGATCGTCGACGAGGAGGTCGCCTTCCTCGGCGGCTACAACATCGGCTCGGCGTACGCCACCGAGTGGCGTGACACGCACGTGCGGATCACCGGCCCGGGCGTGTGGGACATGAAGCGCGCGTTCGCCGACTTCTGGAACCTCAACCGCCGCCACCGGATCAAGCGCAACGAGCGGCCGCTGCTGCTCGAGACCGCGTCCGACTGGGACCCGCAGATCCGGATCCACAAGAACATCCCGCGCCAGTGGTCGTTCCCGATCCGCAGCATGTACCTCGAGGCGATCCAGCGCGCCAGCAAGAACGTCTGGCTCACCACCGCCTACTTCCTGCCCGACCAGGACTTCGTCGACGCGGTGGCCGACGCCGCCCGCCGCGGGGTCGACGTCCGGATCCTGCTCCCGCTGAAGTCCAACCACATCGTGGCCGACTGGATCTCCCGCGGCTACTACGGACAGCTGCTCCGCGCGGGCGTCCGGATCGTGCGGTTCAAGGACGCGATGGTCCACGCGAAGACCGCGACGATCGACGGCAGCTGGTCGACCGTCGGCACCGCGAACATCGACCGGCTCAGCCTCCAAGGCAACTACGAGATCAACCTCGAGGTCATCGACCCCGCCTTCGCCGCGGTGATGGAGAAGGTCTTCCGCACCGACGAGTCCAACTGCCTCGAGCTCACGCTCGACGAGTGGGAGGCCCGCGACCTGAACCGCAAGTTCACCGAGAGCTTCCTCGCTCCGCTGCGCCCACTCCTGTGA
- a CDS encoding MFS transporter produces MSSRLSPLATANFRWFFIGQVVNRLGGSMAGVALAFAVLEIDDSASALGWVVAASSIPMVVFMLLGGAIADRLPRAVVLRGCNYIQGVAQSITALLVITGRAEIWHLIVLQAVAGVVFAVSYPAFLGMVPILLPAGERQSAFLLIGQATSAVSIVGPALSGVLVATAGPGWALAIDASSYLIAASLLVLVRLPPGDRSTARASVLGDVAAGWAFARKLGWVIPGASCALVFNALVSGGIFVLGPVIAHDTIGSKGWGLATSAQAVGVFVAAFFLAKAKLSRPMKAIMVAFVLWCVPMLVLGTRVELWLLAIAFFVAGAALSLLDLSWNLLVQEKVPEAMLSRIMAIDGFFSFVATPIGQIAVGPLVGAFGATGVEIGFFVVAVLVACFALTRRVLTDLRLTGAPPPELA; encoded by the coding sequence GTGAGCAGCCGCCTGTCGCCGCTCGCGACCGCCAACTTCCGCTGGTTCTTCATCGGGCAGGTCGTCAACCGGCTCGGCGGGTCGATGGCCGGCGTCGCGCTGGCCTTCGCCGTGCTGGAGATCGACGACTCCGCGTCCGCGCTCGGGTGGGTGGTCGCGGCGTCGAGCATCCCGATGGTCGTGTTCATGCTGCTCGGTGGCGCGATCGCCGACCGGCTCCCCCGCGCCGTCGTGCTGCGCGGCTGCAACTACATCCAGGGCGTCGCCCAGTCGATCACCGCGCTCCTGGTCATCACGGGCCGGGCGGAGATCTGGCACCTCATCGTGCTCCAGGCCGTCGCCGGCGTCGTCTTCGCCGTCAGCTACCCGGCGTTCCTCGGGATGGTCCCGATCCTGCTGCCGGCAGGAGAGCGCCAGTCGGCGTTCCTGCTGATCGGGCAGGCCACGAGCGCCGTCAGCATCGTCGGGCCTGCGCTCTCCGGGGTGCTCGTCGCGACCGCGGGGCCGGGCTGGGCACTCGCGATCGACGCGTCGTCGTACCTCATCGCCGCCTCGCTCCTGGTGCTCGTACGCCTTCCGCCGGGCGACCGCAGCACCGCCAGGGCGAGCGTCCTCGGGGACGTCGCGGCCGGCTGGGCGTTCGCGCGCAAGCTCGGCTGGGTGATCCCCGGCGCCTCGTGCGCCCTGGTCTTCAACGCGCTGGTGAGCGGTGGGATCTTCGTCCTCGGCCCCGTGATCGCCCACGACACGATCGGCAGCAAGGGCTGGGGCCTGGCCACCTCCGCCCAGGCGGTCGGCGTCTTCGTCGCCGCGTTCTTCCTCGCCAAGGCGAAGCTCTCCCGCCCGATGAAGGCGATCATGGTCGCCTTCGTCCTGTGGTGCGTCCCGATGCTCGTGCTCGGCACGCGCGTCGAGCTCTGGCTGCTCGCGATCGCCTTCTTCGTCGCCGGCGCCGCGCTCAGCCTGCTCGACCTGTCGTGGAACCTCCTCGTGCAGGAGAAGGTGCCCGAGGCGATGCTGTCGCGGATCATGGCGATCGACGGGTTCTTCTCCTTCGTCGCGACGCCGATCGGCCAGATCGCCGTCGGCCCGCTCGTCGGCGCCTTCGGTGCCACCGGCGTCGAGATCGGCTTCTTCGTCGTCGCGGTGCTGGTCGCGTGCTTCGCCCTGACCCGCCGCGTGCTCACCGACCTCCGGCTCACCGGGGCTCCGCCACCCGAGCTGGCCTGA
- a CDS encoding DNA-3-methyladenine glycosylase family protein: MAHPTSADAGHSRTWVPGWPCAVGQVLRPQRRGAGDPTQKHLDDGRVWRAMRTPLGPASLCIEGRPSSGEVLGRAWGPGAEWALDRLPGLLGADDDPTGFEAHHPQVAEGLKRHPHWRIGGTGLVMESLVPSILEQKVTGKQAFGSFRELVRRHGEPAPGPVAALRLMLQPTPEVIAAIPSWEWLRLGVQPAQSRTMVTACRLASSLERVGQVSGEEADRRLRTVRGIGVWTSAEVRQRALGDADAVSFGDYHLANWVGWALVGHDITDDEMAELLEPYRPQRGRAAMLAIAGGQSRPRRGPRMSIPTHLPTH; encoded by the coding sequence ATGGCCCACCCGACCAGCGCCGACGCGGGACACTCCCGCACCTGGGTGCCCGGCTGGCCCTGCGCCGTCGGCCAGGTGCTGCGTCCGCAGCGTCGCGGGGCGGGCGACCCGACCCAGAAGCACCTCGACGACGGCCGCGTCTGGAGGGCGATGCGTACGCCGCTCGGGCCGGCGTCGCTGTGCATCGAGGGCCGCCCCTCGAGCGGCGAGGTCCTCGGACGCGCGTGGGGCCCCGGGGCCGAGTGGGCCCTCGACCGGCTGCCCGGCCTGTTGGGCGCCGACGACGACCCGACCGGCTTCGAGGCCCACCACCCGCAGGTGGCCGAGGGGCTCAAGCGCCACCCGCACTGGCGCATCGGCGGCACCGGCCTGGTGATGGAGTCGCTCGTCCCGTCGATCCTCGAGCAGAAGGTGACCGGCAAGCAGGCGTTCGGCTCGTTCCGGGAGCTGGTCCGCCGGCACGGCGAGCCCGCCCCCGGCCCGGTCGCGGCCCTGCGGCTGATGCTCCAGCCCACGCCCGAGGTGATCGCCGCGATCCCGTCGTGGGAGTGGCTCCGGCTCGGCGTGCAGCCGGCCCAGTCGCGCACGATGGTCACCGCCTGCCGCCTCGCGAGCTCGCTCGAGCGGGTCGGTCAGGTGTCGGGCGAGGAGGCCGACAGGCGGCTCCGGACGGTCCGGGGGATCGGGGTGTGGACCAGCGCCGAGGTCCGCCAGCGGGCACTCGGTGACGCCGACGCCGTCAGCTTCGGCGACTACCACCTCGCCAACTGGGTCGGCTGGGCACTCGTCGGCCACGACATCACCGACGACGAGATGGCCGAGCTGCTCGAGCCCTACCGGCCCCAGCGCGGCCGCGCCGCCATGCTCGCGATCGCCGGTGGCCAGTCACGCCCTCGGCGCGGCCCGCGGATGAGCATCCCCACGCACCTGCCGACGCACTGA
- a CDS encoding tryptophan 2,3-dioxygenase, translating into MAETTGGTPNKRDLEAGIQQDFSRSMSYGDYLRLDVLLSAQQPLSDPPQHDELLFIVQHQTSELWLKLLLHELRSARALLRADDLSPALKRMARIKHIQHTLTDQWSVLATLTPSEYAEIRPFLATSSGFQSAQYREVEFLLGNKNADMVDVFAHDSETRSVLEELLHEPSLYDEFLAHLARQGYAVPARLLDRDWSLPHTSDSELVDLFATVYAAPSEHWGVYETCEELVDIEDAFQQWRFRHLQVVQRVIGHKVGTGGSSGVDFLRRALSLTFFPELYEVRTRIGQ; encoded by the coding sequence ATGGCAGAAACCACCGGCGGCACCCCGAACAAGCGCGACCTCGAGGCCGGCATCCAGCAGGACTTCTCGCGCTCGATGTCCTACGGCGACTACCTCCGCCTCGACGTGCTGCTCTCGGCCCAGCAGCCCCTGTCGGACCCGCCGCAGCACGACGAGCTGCTCTTCATCGTGCAGCACCAGACCAGCGAGCTGTGGCTCAAGCTGCTCCTCCACGAGCTGCGCTCCGCGCGCGCCCTGCTGCGCGCCGACGACCTCTCCCCCGCGCTCAAGCGGATGGCACGCATCAAGCACATCCAGCACACGCTCACCGACCAGTGGTCCGTGCTCGCCACGCTGACCCCGTCGGAGTACGCCGAGATCCGCCCCTTCCTCGCCACGAGCTCGGGCTTCCAGTCCGCGCAGTACCGCGAGGTCGAGTTCCTCCTGGGCAACAAGAACGCCGACATGGTCGACGTCTTCGCGCACGACTCCGAGACCCGCTCCGTGCTCGAGGAGCTGCTGCACGAGCCGTCGCTCTACGACGAGTTCCTCGCCCACCTCGCCCGCCAGGGGTACGCCGTCCCGGCCCGGCTGCTCGACCGCGACTGGTCATTGCCGCACACCTCTGACTCCGAGCTCGTGGACCTCTTCGCCACGGTCTACGCCGCGCCGTCCGAGCACTGGGGCGTCTACGAGACCTGCGAGGAGCTCGTCGACATCGAGGACGCCTTCCAGCAGTGGCGCTTCCGCCACCTCCAGGTCGTCCAGCGGGTGATCGGGCACAAGGTCGGCACGGGCGGGTCGTCCGGCGTCGACTTCCTCCGTCGCGCGCTGTCGCTGACCTTCTTCCCCGAGCTCTACGAGGTGCGCACGCGCATCGGCCAGTGA
- a CDS encoding YciI family protein — translation MSDYVVLFPADDEAAWAAGTDADHQRTHDTDAEFAARLKAIGGAITGGAGLAPSSTARTLRRTESGAMVTDGPYAETVEQVSGFYLVTCDSYDDLVGAAQVLTQAHPVVEIRPVDNG, via the coding sequence ATGAGCGACTACGTGGTGCTGTTCCCCGCGGACGACGAGGCCGCATGGGCGGCCGGCACGGACGCCGACCACCAGCGGACCCACGACACCGACGCCGAGTTCGCGGCGCGGCTGAAGGCGATCGGCGGCGCGATCACCGGCGGCGCGGGGCTCGCGCCCAGCAGCACCGCCCGCACCCTCCGCCGTACGGAGTCCGGGGCGATGGTCACCGACGGGCCCTACGCCGAGACGGTCGAGCAGGTCTCGGGGTTCTACCTCGTCACCTGCGACAGCTACGACGACCTGGTCGGAGCCGCGCAGGTGCTCACGCAGGCGCACCCGGTGGTCGAGATCCGCCCCGTCGACAACGGCTGA
- the pepN gene encoding aminopeptidase N — translation MPVRSLRQEEAVERAALVSVTSYDIRIDLTDMVDGPPFRAVSTIRFSGRAGATTFVDCCAEVESATLNGVPLPEAEEGRITLPDLAEDNELVVATVQADTTHGRGVHRAVDPGDDNVYVWTTFEPDEARYAWACFDQPDLKAPHAFTVTAPAGWTVVSNSGDPVVEDVEGGRRWTFEPTPPLSTYNPVVVAGPFVEQRKQAGGHDLGLFARRTLASALERDAEQLFTLTEQGLGFFGERFGMPFPQRSYDQVFLPDFGGAMENYGCVTWADTVLRRSEPTTGEWQVFATVLLHEMAHMWFGNIVTMRWWDDLWLNEAFAEFACMWAAERATAYGDTAANNLVEDKLNAYLADQGPASHPIRMPVPSVADAESIFDSITYPKGAAVLKQLMHFVGEDTFGAGMTAYFAEHAWGNTTLDDLIGSLEQASGRDLQPWRTAWLETAGVDRLGVEQSDQGLVLTAAGAHGAPHPQVVGVGAYRRAGDTLEEVGSVHVEVSGERTTIDGLPHADLYLVNHDDTTFATTRPDATGREVLVGRPSGLPTTLTRAVAIATVWDMLSNGEATAAEAVGALTDVLSVETVETVAEPVLQLAVTAAQAWSPEAERAGLEARVGEAARHLLEAGVSRTSALRALARTAAGDDDLEAVRREAGDDVDLQWYVLQRRAELGELDAAAVQALQEQDPDPDAWIRALTVRAGSPSAEAKLDAWTALVSREVPIQSARTVAAAFWRPGQDDVLAPYADRYLEALPHFHEGGMIPGLALTAALFPVHAVDEAWVGRAREVAAAHAAPVVVGSLTERSEAVLRMMRARAL, via the coding sequence GTGCCCGTCCGCAGCCTTCGTCAGGAGGAGGCCGTCGAACGCGCGGCCCTCGTCTCCGTCACCTCCTACGACATCAGGATCGACCTGACCGACATGGTGGACGGGCCGCCGTTCCGGGCGGTCAGCACCATCCGGTTCTCGGGGCGGGCGGGCGCGACGACGTTCGTCGACTGCTGCGCCGAGGTCGAGTCGGCGACGCTCAACGGCGTGCCGCTCCCGGAGGCGGAGGAGGGCCGCATCACCCTGCCCGACCTCGCCGAGGACAACGAGCTCGTCGTGGCCACGGTGCAGGCCGACACCACGCACGGGCGCGGGGTGCACCGCGCCGTCGACCCGGGCGACGACAACGTCTACGTGTGGACCACCTTCGAGCCCGACGAGGCGCGCTACGCGTGGGCCTGCTTCGACCAGCCCGACCTCAAGGCGCCGCACGCCTTCACCGTCACGGCGCCGGCCGGCTGGACCGTGGTCAGCAACTCCGGTGACCCGGTGGTGGAGGACGTCGAAGGTGGCAGGCGCTGGACGTTCGAGCCGACGCCGCCGCTGTCGACGTACAACCCCGTGGTCGTCGCCGGGCCGTTCGTCGAGCAGCGCAAGCAGGCCGGTGGCCACGACCTCGGGCTCTTCGCCCGCCGCACGCTCGCCTCCGCGCTGGAGCGTGACGCCGAGCAGCTGTTCACGCTGACCGAGCAGGGGCTCGGCTTCTTCGGCGAGCGCTTCGGCATGCCCTTCCCGCAGCGGTCCTACGACCAGGTGTTCCTGCCCGACTTCGGCGGGGCGATGGAGAACTACGGGTGCGTCACGTGGGCCGACACCGTGCTCCGCCGCAGCGAGCCGACCACCGGCGAGTGGCAGGTCTTCGCGACCGTGCTGCTGCACGAGATGGCCCACATGTGGTTCGGCAACATCGTCACGATGCGCTGGTGGGACGACCTGTGGCTCAACGAGGCGTTCGCCGAGTTCGCCTGCATGTGGGCGGCCGAGCGGGCCACCGCCTACGGCGACACGGCCGCCAACAACCTGGTCGAGGACAAGCTCAACGCCTACCTCGCGGACCAGGGGCCGGCGTCGCACCCGATCCGCATGCCCGTGCCGTCGGTGGCCGATGCCGAGTCGATCTTCGACTCGATCACCTACCCGAAGGGCGCCGCGGTGCTCAAGCAGCTCATGCACTTCGTGGGCGAGGACACCTTCGGCGCCGGCATGACCGCCTACTTCGCCGAGCACGCCTGGGGCAACACCACCCTCGACGACCTCATCGGCTCCCTCGAGCAGGCCAGCGGCCGCGACCTCCAGCCGTGGCGTACGGCCTGGCTCGAGACCGCGGGCGTCGACCGGCTGGGTGTCGAGCAGTCGGACCAGGGGCTCGTCCTGACCGCCGCCGGCGCCCACGGTGCCCCGCACCCGCAGGTCGTCGGCGTCGGGGCCTACCGCCGTGCCGGCGACACGCTCGAGGAGGTCGGCTCCGTGCATGTCGAGGTGAGCGGTGAGCGCACCACCATCGACGGCCTGCCCCACGCGGACCTCTACCTCGTCAACCACGACGACACGACCTTCGCCACCACCCGGCCGGACGCGACCGGTCGGGAGGTCCTGGTCGGGCGCCCGTCGGGCCTGCCGACGACCCTGACCCGCGCGGTGGCGATCGCGACCGTGTGGGACATGCTCAGCAACGGCGAGGCGACCGCGGCCGAGGCCGTGGGCGCACTGACGGACGTGCTGTCGGTCGAGACCGTGGAGACGGTCGCGGAGCCGGTGCTCCAGCTGGCCGTCACGGCGGCCCAGGCGTGGTCGCCCGAGGCGGAGCGCGCCGGGCTCGAGGCGCGGGTGGGCGAGGCCGCCCGCCACCTCCTCGAGGCGGGGGTGTCGCGGACGTCGGCGCTGCGCGCGCTCGCTCGGACCGCGGCCGGCGACGACGACCTCGAAGCCGTACGACGCGAGGCGGGTGACGACGTGGACCTGCAGTGGTACGTCCTGCAGCGCCGCGCCGAGCTGGGCGAGCTCGACGCCGCGGCCGTGCAGGCCCTGCAGGAGCAGGACCCCGATCCGGACGCCTGGATCCGCGCCCTGACCGTGCGCGCGGGATCGCCCTCCGCGGAGGCCAAGCTGGACGCGTGGACAGCGCTCGTGAGCCGCGAGGTGCCCATCCAGAGTGCCCGCACCGTCGCCGCCGCCTTCTGGCGCCCCGGGCAGGACGACGTCCTCGCTCCCTACGCCGATCGCTACCTCGAGGCGCTCCCCCACTTCCACGAGGGCGGGATGATCCCCGGGCTCGCGCTCACGGCCGCGCTCTTCCCCGTCCACGCCGTCGACGAGGCGTGGGTCGGTCGGGCGCGCGAGGTGGCCGCCGCCCACGCCGCGCCGGTGGTGGTCGGCTCGCTCACCGAGCGCTCCGAGGCCGTGCTGAGGATGATGCGCGCCCGCGCGCTCTGA
- a CDS encoding resuscitation-promoting factor: MRATTTPTPFHRARTIGPRGIAAGVAAAALALTLVPGAAVAQPAREQAPVDVSLKVADQPPVEVVTVPQVWPTKVLEAHGVAVGSLDLVDVVRDGRTVSGPRKRLREGDVVRLTQVAKERKVKRVKIRKGTVEVFTTRLKPGKRKVVSTGRAGVRKVVAVKTLHNGEPVKYRVVRTDVVKESRPRRVLVGREAWSVPGADGLNWAALAGCESGGNPKAVNPAGYYGLYQFDIGTWRSVGGSGVPTSASAAEQTYRAKLLYQQRGRSPWPTCGRLL, encoded by the coding sequence GTGCGTGCCACCACCACACCCACCCCCTTCCACCGAGCCCGAACCATCGGCCCGCGCGGCATCGCCGCCGGCGTCGCGGCCGCCGCGCTCGCGCTGACCCTCGTGCCCGGCGCAGCCGTCGCGCAGCCCGCGCGTGAGCAGGCGCCCGTCGACGTGAGCCTGAAGGTCGCCGACCAGCCGCCCGTCGAGGTCGTCACCGTTCCGCAGGTGTGGCCGACCAAGGTGCTCGAGGCGCACGGCGTCGCCGTCGGTTCGCTGGACCTCGTCGACGTCGTCCGCGACGGCCGCACCGTGTCCGGTCCGAGGAAGCGGCTGCGTGAGGGCGACGTCGTACGCCTGACGCAGGTCGCCAAGGAGCGCAAGGTCAAGCGCGTGAAGATCCGCAAGGGCACCGTGGAGGTCTTCACGACCAGGCTGAAGCCCGGGAAGCGCAAGGTGGTCAGCACCGGTCGCGCAGGCGTGCGCAAGGTCGTGGCGGTGAAGACGCTGCACAACGGCGAGCCCGTGAAGTACCGCGTGGTCAGGACCGACGTCGTCAAGGAGTCGCGCCCGCGTCGCGTGCTCGTCGGCCGTGAGGCCTGGTCCGTGCCGGGCGCCGACGGCCTCAACTGGGCCGCGCTCGCCGGCTGCGAGTCCGGCGGCAACCCGAAGGCCGTGAACCCGGCCGGCTACTACGGGCTCTACCAGTTCGACATCGGCACCTGGCGCAGCGTCGGCGGCTCGGGCGTCCCCACCTCGGCCTCCGCCGCCGAGCAGACCTACCGCGCCAAGCTGCTCTACCAGCAGCGCGGACGCTCGCCGTGGCCCACCTGCGGCCGTCTCCTCTGA